From the genome of Erinaceus europaeus chromosome 1, mEriEur2.1, whole genome shotgun sequence:
CGAGTGGGCTCCGCAGGCCTCCGCCCGGGAGTGGTGGGCCAGGCCGCGGCCGCCCGCCTCCAAGCAGTTCGCAGAAACATGCTCCCACGGAAGACCCCCGCCACAGGCATGAGCGTTCCTCGACCCTGAACTTCCGGAAGTACTACTCGGCAACCCGGAAGTTATTGCTTGGACGCGCGTGCGCTCTGTCTCACGTTCGCTGTGAGACGTAGAGCAGAAGTACCGAAGCCGCTAGCGAGGTGAGGTGGGGGTGCCGCGGCGCGGGGACCCGAACGCGAACAGGGTGATGGAGTCGGGCTCCGCGCTTTTCCTTCCGGGACTTCCCCGAACCCTTAGGCTAGCCCTGCACCCTGCCTCTTCCGCCCCCCGCCCGACTCTCGGGGCTGGCGGCTAGGCCTGCACTTCCCTAACCCTCGCACCCTGCAGATGCCTGTGGCGGTGGGTCCCTACGGACAGTCCCAGCCAAGCTGCTTCGACCGCGTGAAGATGGGCTTTGTGATGGGCTGCGCCGTGGGCATGGCGGCCGGCGCGCTCTTCGGCACCTTTTCTTGTCTAAGGTGAGGGGCGCGGGCGGTCATGTTGGGGGTGATTACTGGACCTCCCGGACCCACTCTGGGACTGCAGCCCCCGTGCAGCCCACTTCGTTCCAATCCTCTCGCTGACCTCTAACGAGCGACACGGGTTCCTAACCACGTTGGGCCTGGAAGGACAGGTTGGAAGCTTCCGTGCTTAACAGTCTGGGCTCTGACACAACATGCGCTTTGGACCTGCTGGTATAACCTTCCGCAAGTCCGAGTCTGGGTTTCCTCAAGTGTAGGATGAAGTCAGTAACTTCTGCCTAAGGACCAGATGAGCACGCGTAGCACAGAGCCTGGCACCGATGAGTAAATGCTTATTACTACAATCGccgctgttgtttttatttcttactgTGTGTAGTAAAAGAAAACTTATTAAGCAGTACCACTGTACTGGGGAAACAACCAGGTAAACTATGCCCTCGGTGTCATTTTGTCAAGATTGTTAACACTACCCGTCAATATGATTCTCATCTTCCACTTATAGTAGTAACACAACTGGTTCCGACTTCACCATTACTTAGGAAACCATCTTTATACAATCACACATACCCTGGAGGTTAAAAGCAAAACTGATATAAAAGCCGGTTTCCCTGTACCTGTAATTTACACTGCATCTGCTGCCATCCAGATATAATGACATTTGTCATTTCCTCTAGACACCTTAATAGCTCCTTTACCCATACCCCAGGTAGGAAGAGATAATGTCCTGCCAGACTAAGGTAGTGCTTGATTCATCATTATAAGCACAATTGCAAAGGGGGCAGTTGATAATCCTCTTTGTAATTTTGTTCCCAATGGCCCAATCTTGGTTTCTTCCTCTCAGGATCGGAATGCGGGGTCGGGAGCTGATGGGCGGCATCGGGAAAACCATGATGCAGAGTGGCGGCACCTTTGGCACATTCATGGCCATCGGAATGGGCATCAGATGCTAATCAGGGCAACTGATGCCTGCTATATCTACCCCCTCTCCATAAGTCCCCAACCATGTACtataataaaacaaatctttgagTACTCTGTGTGTCTGctagaggaattttttttttctcactcagaCAATTCATTACTCAGCTAGGGTACAGAATCTCAGAGATATTGAATAGTACATTTAGTGTGTTTCATAAGGATTGTCTATGTTCATCAAAAGAATTTCTCTGGGCCAGAAAGACAGTGTAACTATGTAAAATAACTGTCAAATGAGACTGAGTGTGAATGTTCAATCCCAatcatcaccataagtcagaactcagCAGTTCTCGACTTTTAAAACAGTTaacaggagtctggcggtagcgcagcgggttaactgcaggtggcgcaaagcacaaggaccagcataagaattcgggttcaagccctggctccccacctgcaaggggagtcttttcataggtggagaagcaggtctgtaaatatctttctctccccctctctgtcttcccctcctctctccatctctctctgtcctatccaacaacgatgacatcagtaacaacaatataacaataagggtagcaaaagggaataaataaatataaagaaaaaaatttaaaataaatgaataaaacaggaacaacaaattaaACTTTCTGAGAGCACAGCGGTGGTAcaacaggttaagtacacatagaggGAAGTGCAatgacctgcagaaggatcccaacTCAAACCCCtcttccacctacaggggagctcgcttcacaaactgtgaagcaggtctgcagatgtctttctcactccctctgtattttccccctctaaatttctttgtcctatccaccccaaaataaataaatataaaaatggccacagtaacagtggattcgtggtgtaggcacctagCATCATCGAtacataaccttggaggcaaaatagaaagggaaaaaaaatgggagtcgggctgtagcgcagcaggttaagcgcaggtggcgcaaagcacaaggacgggcatgaggatcccggttcgaaccccggctccccacctgcaggggagtcgcttcacaggcggtgaagcaggtctgcttttaaaaaaaaaaaaaaaaattgcaacaactagggcaacaaaaaggaggaaaaatggcctccaggagcggtggattcatggtgcaggcaccgagcccagcaataaccctggaggaagaaaaaaaaaaaaaaaaagataaaaaaaaaaaaattaaaaaattaacttaaaaaaattttttaaaaaaagcaggtctgcttttttaaaaaaaaaatttttttttaaatgttctcatGCCTAGAACTATCCATACATTCTATTAAATCCTTATATCAGCTTTTTGGTACTATGGTTTCTCCATGACTGTCATGCTgtcaaataataaatagtaatgtTGCCCtaggaatagtggaatcatgtttgtaagaagtcttggagccaaaaaaaaaaaaactagatatcATCAGTGTCACAATACAAAAAGGGACTTTGATTCATAAATTCCATCTGCATTATTGGTTTTCTCATTACTGGGGTGTCAGAACTTCAGCTATTTATCATAGACAGATGGAAAAATGCCATACTACCAAAATAACTTtagtactgctggggactgagctcaggCTTGGGACTTGTACATCAAAGAGCAAGCACACTATTGAAATGAACCATCTTGCTGCCATTCAAtcataggtttttttgttttgttttgttttgttttaatttatttctttattggggaattaatgttttatattcaataattacaatagtttgtacatggaaaacattccccagtttcccatctaacaatacaacccgcactatgtcatttatcatctttcatggacctgtattctccccacccacccacccaccccagagtcttttacttgggtacgatatgccaatttcatttcaggttctacttgcgttttcttttctgatcttgtttttcaacttcggcctgagagtgagatcatcccatattcatccttcagtttctgacttatttcactcaacatgattttttcaaggtccatccaagatcggctgaaaatggtgaagtcaccattttttacagctgagtagtattccattgtgtatatataccacaacttgctcagccactcatctgttgttggacacctgggttgcttccaggttttggctattacaaattgtgctgccaagaacatctgtgtacacagatctttttggatggatgtgttggattccttaggatatatccccaggagaggaattgcagggtcatagggtaggtccatttctagccttctgagagttctccagactgttctccacagaggttggaccaattgacattcccaccagcagtgtaggagggttcctttgaccccacaccctctccagcatttgctgctgttcccttttctgatgtatgacattctcacaggagtgaagtgatacctcattgttgtctttatttgcatttctctgacaatcagagacttggagcattttttcatgtgtttctcggccttctggatctcttctgtggtgaatattctgtccaagtcctccccccatttttgtttatttattttatttatttattccctttgttgttgcccttgttgttttattgttgtagttattattgttgttgtcattgttggataggacagagagaaatggagagagggaggggaagacagagaggagagaaagatagacacctgcagacctgcttcaccgcctgtgaagcagctcctctgcaggtggggagccggggt
Proteins encoded in this window:
- the ROMO1 gene encoding reactive oxygen species modulator 1, encoding MPVAVGPYGQSQPSCFDRVKMGFVMGCAVGMAAGALFGTFSCLRIGMRGRELMGGIGKTMMQSGGTFGTFMAIGMGIRC